Proteins encoded together in one Staphylococcus aureus window:
- a CDS encoding flavin reductase family protein — translation MNYSPKQGVRSHGLPHDPFKSSTVPRPIGWISTVSKDGKDNLAPYSQYQNLTWDPPMVMFAANQSVLGDHERKDTVKNAEETGWFVWNMATYDLREAVNLSSKALPPEEDEFNFAGVTKEKCIEAPGYRVKESPVHFECEYVQTIRIPTGDPVSTVDIVIGRVAQVHIDDKVILDNGKLDIKSIKPIARLGYYDYTVVNEIFEMKAPAASKEELAGLEGRNFDNQSDEKI, via the coding sequence ATGAATTATTCGCCAAAACAAGGTGTAAGAAGTCATGGTTTACCGCACGACCCATTTAAAAGTAGTACAGTACCACGTCCAATAGGGTGGATCTCTACTGTATCGAAAGATGGGAAAGATAATTTAGCGCCTTATAGTCAGTATCAAAACTTAACTTGGGATCCGCCTATGGTTATGTTCGCAGCAAATCAATCCGTTCTTGGTGATCACGAACGTAAAGATACAGTGAAAAATGCTGAAGAGACAGGTTGGTTTGTGTGGAATATGGCAACGTATGATTTAAGAGAAGCAGTTAATTTATCATCGAAAGCATTGCCACCAGAAGAGGATGAATTTAATTTTGCAGGTGTAACAAAGGAAAAATGTATAGAAGCTCCAGGATATCGTGTAAAAGAATCGCCAGTTCATTTTGAATGTGAGTACGTTCAAACGATTCGTATTCCAACTGGAGATCCAGTATCTACCGTAGATATTGTTATAGGAAGAGTTGCCCAAGTTCATATTGACGATAAGGTTATTCTTGATAATGGTAAATTGGACATTAAGTCGATTAAACCTATTGCCAGATTAGGATATTACGATTACACAGTAGTGAATGAGATATTTGAAATGAAAGCACCTGCAGCTTCTAAAGAAGAGTTAGCAGGTTTAGAAGGAAGAAATTTCGATAATCAATCAGATGAAAAGATATAA
- a CDS encoding flavin reductase family protein encodes MYTFDAQSLTARENYKLLIGSIIPRPIAFVTTLNQDASVNAAPFSFFNIVNNHPPMIAIAVQRAGGKRKDTALNIERTGDFVVHITDEDNVQDINETAAPLAYGDSELSRTELSLLTSTTIKTPGIKDAKMRFECKLSQMILLGDVLDGADLIIGEIVTYHIDDSIYEGDFKINPHALQAVSRLAGNDYAKLGGIFTIKRPEK; translated from the coding sequence ATGTATACGTTTGATGCACAATCATTAACTGCTAGAGAAAACTATAAATTATTAATTGGTTCAATTATTCCACGACCTATAGCTTTTGTTACAACATTAAATCAAGATGCATCAGTAAATGCAGCACCATTTAGCTTTTTTAATATTGTTAATAATCATCCGCCAATGATTGCTATTGCAGTTCAACGTGCAGGAGGTAAGAGAAAAGATACTGCATTAAATATAGAACGGACTGGAGACTTTGTTGTGCATATTACAGACGAAGATAATGTTCAAGATATTAATGAGACTGCAGCGCCGTTAGCATATGGTGACAGTGAGTTGAGTCGTACAGAATTATCACTTTTAACATCTACAACGATTAAGACGCCAGGAATTAAAGATGCGAAAATGAGATTCGAATGTAAACTATCGCAAATGATATTGCTTGGAGATGTATTAGATGGGGCTGATTTAATAATAGGTGAAATTGTAACTTATCATATTGATGACAGTATTTATGAGGGTGATTTTAAAATCAATCCACACGCATTACAGGCTGTTTCTCGTTTAGCCGGAAATGATTATGCTAAATTAGGGGGAATATTTACGATAAAGAGACCAGAAAAATAA
- a CDS encoding peptide-methionine (S)-S-oxide reductase gives MAVVYVAGGCLWGVEAFFATIPGIIHTEAGRANGRSSKLDGPYDGYAECVKLHFDDRMLTITDIMNYLFEIIDPYSVNQQGNDIGQKYRTGLYSCVDDHLIEARQFIERRKDRDQIAVEVLPLSNYIKSAEEHQQHLEKYPEDMHMCHISKDLLNKYK, from the coding sequence ATGGCAGTTGTTTATGTAGCAGGAGGATGTTTATGGGGTGTTGAAGCATTTTTTGCAACAATACCTGGAATTATACATACAGAAGCAGGAAGAGCAAATGGAAGAAGCTCTAAATTAGACGGTCCGTATGATGGTTATGCTGAATGTGTCAAACTTCATTTCGATGATCGTATGTTAACAATTACAGACATTATGAATTATTTATTTGAAATCATTGATCCTTACAGTGTGAATCAACAAGGAAATGATATTGGACAAAAGTATCGAACGGGTTTATATAGTTGTGTAGATGACCACTTAATTGAAGCGCGTCAGTTCATTGAACGACGTAAAGACAGAGATCAAATTGCAGTGGAAGTCTTACCGCTGTCTAACTACATTAAAAGTGCTGAAGAACATCAGCAACATTTAGAAAAATATCCAGAAGATATGCATATGTGTCATATTTCAAAAGATTTGCTAAATAAATACAAGTGA
- a CDS encoding GNAT family N-acetyltransferase gives MVLRKVIMQDLDQIIALENIGFSPEEAATREALKLRIEQIQETFIVAEKNDEVIGYINGPVIKERYISDDLFKNVSTNNSEGGYISVLGLVVAPNYQGQGIAGRLLNYFETLAKNHHRHGVTLTCRESLISFYEKYGYRNEGVSESCHGGIKWYNLVKNIKKDDEV, from the coding sequence ATGGTATTAAGAAAAGTAATCATGCAGGACTTAGATCAAATTATTGCACTTGAAAATATTGGTTTTTCACCGGAAGAAGCTGCAACACGAGAGGCATTGAAATTGAGAATTGAACAAATTCAAGAAACTTTTATTGTAGCTGAAAAGAATGATGAAGTAATTGGATACATCAACGGTCCAGTCATAAAAGAGCGTTACATTAGCGATGATTTATTTAAAAATGTCTCCACAAATAATAGTGAAGGTGGCTATATTAGTGTGTTAGGTCTTGTTGTAGCACCAAATTATCAAGGTCAGGGTATTGCAGGTCGCTTACTAAACTATTTTGAAACTCTTGCTAAGAATCATCATCGACATGGTGTAACGTTAACATGTCGAGAATCATTAATTTCATTTTATGAAAAATATGGGTATCGTAATGAAGGTGTATCAGAATCATGTCATGGCGGTATTAAATGGTATAACCTTGTTAAAAATATAAAAAAGGATGATGAGGTGTAA
- a CDS encoding tyrosine-protein phosphatase: MIDIHNHILVDIDDGPKTIEKSIALLKQAKDEGVTSIVATPHHLHPRYDNTFQQVLVKLAELRTHPEVQALDIKLFPGQEIRITDSILKGLDNGSIQGINRSKYLLIEFPTGEVPHYTKQLFFEIQSRGYIPIIAHPERNRSIAKNPEILYELVANGALSQLTSSSLVGGFGKNIQKLSLQFIECNLAHFVASDAHSCDQRPFLMQELFHNHKLKKYSNDIEALLRNASSVINDNFVYLDRPTKPGKVKSFLKWF; the protein is encoded by the coding sequence ATGATTGATATTCATAACCATATATTAGTTGATATAGATGATGGTCCTAAAACAATTGAAAAGAGTATTGCACTATTAAAGCAAGCTAAGGATGAAGGTGTAACAAGTATTGTAGCGACACCTCATCATTTGCATCCGAGATATGATAATACATTTCAACAAGTGCTTGTGAAATTGGCGGAGTTAAGAACGCATCCAGAAGTTCAAGCATTGGATATTAAATTATTTCCCGGGCAAGAAATTAGAATTACAGATTCGATTCTGAAAGGCTTAGATAATGGTAGTATTCAAGGTATTAATCGTTCGAAATATTTATTAATTGAATTTCCAACGGGCGAAGTACCACATTATACAAAACAATTGTTTTTTGAAATACAATCGAGAGGTTACATACCAATCATTGCACATCCTGAAAGAAATAGAAGTATCGCCAAAAATCCGGAAATATTATATGAATTGGTTGCAAATGGGGCACTGAGTCAATTAACATCGAGTTCTTTAGTTGGTGGATTTGGTAAAAACATTCAAAAGTTATCATTACAATTTATAGAATGTAATTTGGCTCATTTTGTAGCTTCAGATGCACATTCATGTGACCAAAGACCATTTTTGATGCAAGAATTATTTCACAATCATAAATTGAAGAAATATTCGAATGATATTGAAGCATTACTTCGAAATGCCAGTTCAGTAATCAATGATAATTTTGTTTATTTAGACAGACCGACTAAGCCAGGAAAAGTGAAGTCGTTTTTGAAATGGTTTTAA
- a CDS encoding polysaccharide biosynthesis tyrosine autokinase, translating into MTNTRRSTSSLIVHEQPKSPISEKFRGIRSNIMFANPDSAVQSIVITSEAPGAGKSTIAANLAVAYAQAGYKTLIVDGDMRKPTQHYIFNLPNNEGLSSLLLNWSTYQDSIISTEIQDLDVLTSGPIPPNPSELITSRAFANLYDTLLMNYNFVIIDTPPVNTVTDAQLFSKFTGNVVYVVNSENNNRDEVKKGKELIEATGAKLLGVVLNRMPKDKSASYYAYYGTDES; encoded by the coding sequence ATGACGAATACACGAAGAAGTACATCAAGTTTAATTGTCCATGAACAACCAAAGTCACCTATTAGCGAGAAATTTCGAGGCATAAGATCAAATATTATGTTTGCAAATCCTGACAGTGCAGTTCAAAGCATTGTAATCACTTCAGAGGCACCAGGCGCAGGTAAGTCTACAATTGCAGCAAATTTAGCAGTTGCATATGCGCAAGCAGGTTATAAAACACTAATCGTAGACGGGGATATGCGTAAACCTACGCAGCATTATATTTTTAATTTGCCAAACAATGAAGGCCTATCAAGTTTATTGCTAAATTGGTCAACTTATCAAGACAGTATTATCTCAACTGAAATTCAAGATTTAGACGTCTTGACGTCTGGGCCAATCCCACCGAATCCGTCAGAGTTAATTACATCAAGGGCATTTGCAAATTTGTATGACACATTATTGATGAATTATAACTTTGTAATTATCGATACGCCACCAGTGAACACAGTTACAGATGCGCAATTATTTTCAAAGTTTACCGGCAATGTTGTCTACGTAGTTAATTCGGAAAATAATAATAGAGATGAAGTTAAAAAAGGAAAAGAACTTATTGAAGCAACAGGTGCTAAATTATTAGGTGTAGTCTTAAATAGAATGCCTAAAGATAAAAGTGCTAGTTACTATGCATATTATGGGACTGATGAATCATGA
- a CDS encoding Wzz/FepE/Etk N-terminal domain-containing protein: MKEKFDLVKLLNILKKNIKLLLILPAICLVVSAALTFFVMPDKYTASTQILVNMKKSSSDLAFQNVQSSLQSVNTYTEIIKSPRILDKVSREFDGQYSTAELNSFLKVTNQTNSQIITVSVTTGNKSESDKIVNKISKVFAHDMPKIMSVDNVTILSSAHDNAVKVSPIVSVNLVISIIVGIVLAILIIFLKELLDKRIKTEEDVESQLGLPILGSIQKF, encoded by the coding sequence ATGAAAGAAAAGTTTGATTTAGTAAAACTATTAAATATTCTAAAGAAGAATATTAAATTATTGCTTATTTTACCGGCAATATGTCTTGTAGTAAGTGCGGCATTAACCTTTTTTGTTATGCCTGACAAATATACTGCTTCTACTCAAATATTAGTGAACATGAAAAAGTCCTCAAGTGATTTAGCTTTCCAAAATGTTCAAAGTAGTTTGCAGTCTGTTAATACATATACGGAAATTATCAAAAGTCCTAGAATTCTAGATAAAGTATCTAGAGAATTTGATGGTCAGTATTCAACAGCTGAGTTGAATTCATTTTTAAAAGTAACCAATCAAACAAACTCTCAAATTATTACTGTATCAGTTACCACTGGGAATAAATCTGAATCTGACAAAATTGTTAATAAAATATCTAAAGTTTTTGCTCATGACATGCCTAAAATTATGAGTGTTGATAATGTTACGATACTTTCCTCAGCACATGATAATGCTGTAAAAGTATCTCCAATAGTATCTGTCAACTTAGTTATCAGCATTATTGTTGGTATTGTTTTAGCAATATTGATTATTTTCTTAAAAGAATTATTAGATAAGCGTATTAAGACAGAAGAAGATGTTGAATCGCAACTAGGATTACCTATTTTAGGTTCAATACAAAAATTTTAA
- the icaR gene encoding ica operon transcriptional regulator IcaR, with product MKDKIIDNAITLFSEKGYDGTTLDDIAKSVNIKKASLYYHFDSKKSIYEQSVKCCFDYLNNIIMMNQNKSNYSIDALYQFLFEFIFDIEERYIRMYVQLSNTPEEFSGNIYGQIQDLNQSLSKEIAKFYDESKIKMTKEDFQNLILLFLESWYLKASFSQKFGAVEESKSQFKDEVYSLLNIFLKK from the coding sequence TTGAAGGATAAGATTATTGATAACGCAATAACCTTATTTTCAGAGAAGGGGTATGACGGTACAACACTTGATGATATAGCTAAAAGTGTAAATATAAAGAAAGCGAGTTTATATTACCATTTTGACTCGAAAAAAAGTATTTACGAACAAAGTGTTAAATGTTGTTTTGATTACCTTAATAATATTATTATGATGAATCAAAATAAATCGAACTATTCAATTGATGCTTTATATCAATTCTTATTTGAGTTTATTTTCGACATCGAAGAAAGGTATATTAGAATGTACGTTCAATTATCTAATACGCCTGAGGAATTTTCTGGAAATATTTACGGACAAATACAAGATTTAAATCAATCATTAAGTAAAGAGATAGCAAAATTCTATGATGAATCAAAGATAAAGATGACAAAAGAAGACTTTCAGAATTTAATATTGCTGTTTCTTGAAAGTTGGTATTTGAAAGCATCCTTTTCGCAAAAATTTGGAGCAGTGGAAGAAAGTAAAAGTCAATTCAAAGATGAAGTGTATTCGCTACTAAATATATTTTTGAAGAAATAA
- the icaA gene encoding poly-beta-1,6 N-acetyl-D-glucosamine synthase IcaA: MQFFNFLLFYPVFMSIYWIVGSIYFYFTREIRYSLNKKPDINVDELEGITFLLACYNESETIEDTLSNVLALKYEKKEIIIINDGSSDNTAELIYKIKENNDFIFVDLQENRGKANALNQGIKQASYDYVMCLDADTIVDQDAPYYMIENFKHDPKLGAVTGNPRIRNKSSILGKIQTIEYASLIGCIKRSQTLAGAVNTISGVFTLFKKSAVVDVGYWDTDMITEDIAVSWKLHLRGYRIKYEPLAMCWMLVPETLGGLWKQRVRWAQGGHEVLLRDFFSTMKTKRFPLYILMFEQIISILWVYIVLLYLGYLFITANFLDYTFMTYSFSIFLLSSFTMTFINVIQFTVALFIDSRYEKKNMAGLIFVSWYPTVYWIINAAVVLVAFPKALKRKKGGYATWSSPDRGNTQR, encoded by the coding sequence TTGCAATTTTTTAACTTTTTGCTTTTTTATCCTGTATTTATGTCTATTTACTGGATTGTCGGTTCAATTTATTTCTATTTTACCAGAGAAATTAGATATTCATTGAACAAGAAGCCTGACATAAATGTGGATGAATTAGAAGGCATTACATTTTTACTTGCCTGTTATAACGAAAGTGAAACGATTGAAGATACGTTGTCTAATGTTCTTGCACTCAAATACGAGAAGAAAGAAATTATTATCATTAATGATGGAAGTTCAGATAATACAGCAGAACTCATCTATAAAATCAAAGAAAATAATGACTTTATTTTCGTCGATTTACAAGAAAACAGAGGTAAAGCCAACGCACTCAATCAAGGCATTAAACAGGCTTCATATGATTATGTAATGTGCTTGGATGCAGATACTATCGTTGATCAAGATGCACCATATTATATGATTGAGAATTTCAAACATGATCCAAAACTTGGTGCAGTTACAGGTAATCCTAGAATTCGAAATAAGAGTTCTATTTTAGGTAAAATTCAAACGATAGAATATGCAAGTTTAATTGGCTGTATTAAGCGAAGTCAGACACTTGCTGGCGCAGTCAATACTATTTCGGGTGTCTTCACTCTATTTAAAAAAAGTGCAGTTGTCGACGTTGGCTACTGGGATACTGATATGATTACCGAAGATATTGCAGTTTCTTGGAAATTGCATTTACGTGGATATCGTATTAAGTATGAACCGCTTGCCATGTGTTGGATGTTGGTTCCAGAAACATTGGGAGGTCTTTGGAAGCAACGCGTGAGATGGGCTCAAGGGGGACACGAAGTATTACTACGAGACTTTTTTAGCACAATGAAAACGAAAAGGTTTCCTTTATATATTTTGATGTTTGAGCAAATCATCTCGATTTTATGGGTATATATAGTGCTTCTATATTTAGGCTATTTGTTCATAACAGCAAACTTCTTAGACTATACATTTATGACATATAGTTTTTCAATATTTCTACTATCATCATTTACTATGACTTTTATAAACGTTATTCAATTTACAGTCGCACTCTTTATTGATAGTCGCTACGAGAAAAAGAATATGGCTGGACTCATATTTGTAAGTTGGTATCCGACAGTATACTGGATTATTAACGCAGCAGTAGTTCTTGTCGCATTTCCAAAAGCATTAAAACGTAAGAAAGGTGGTTACGCAACATGGTCAAGCCCAGACAGAGGGAATACCCAACGCTAA
- the icaD gene encoding intracellular adhesion protein IcaD, whose amino-acid sequence MVKPRQREYPTLKSSLNIVRETALIAISCVFWIYCLVVLLVYIGTIFEIHDESINTIRVALNIENTEILDIFETMGIFAIIIFVFFTISILIQKWQRGRES is encoded by the coding sequence ATGGTCAAGCCCAGACAGAGGGAATACCCAACGCTAAAATCATCGCTAAATATTGTAAGAGAAACAGCACTTATCGCTATATCTTGTGTCTTTTGGATATATTGTTTAGTTGTTCTACTCGTTTATATTGGTACTATATTTGAAATTCATGACGAAAGTATCAATACAATACGTGTTGCTTTAAACATTGAAAATACTGAAATTTTAGATATATTTGAAACTATGGGCATTTTCGCGATTATCATTTTTGTATTTTTTACAATTAGCATATTGATTCAAAAATGGCAGAGAGGAAGAGAATCGTGA
- the icaB gene encoding intercellular adhesin biosynthesis polysaccharide N-deacetylase: MKYRKFIILVLSILIILPVSTLDGHHIANADDDSPKKLKYKENSALALNYHRVRKANFLNNFIYFFSSSKEIKNYSVSQSQFESQIKWLKSHDAKFLTLKEFLYYKKKGKFPKRSVWINFDDMDETIYENAYPILKKYKIPATGFIITGHVGEENFHNLDMISKKELKEMYKTGLWEFETHTHDLHNLSKNNKSKLMKASEATIIKDLNKSEKYLTKNFKKSQKTIAYPYGLMNDDKLPVIKKAGLKYGFSLEEKAVTPNSNDYYIPRILISDDAFEHLIKRWDGFHEKD, encoded by the coding sequence GTGAAGTATAGAAAATTTATAATTTTAGTGTTGAGTATCTTGATCATATTGCCTGTAAGCACACTGGATGGTCATCATATTGCAAATGCAGATGACGATTCACCTAAAAAACTGAAATATAAAGAAAATAGTGCTCTGGCATTAAATTATCACCGTGTAAGAAAAGCGAATTTTCTGAATAATTTTATTTACTTCTTTTCTAGTAGTAAAGAAATTAAAAATTATAGTGTTAGTCAATCACAATTTGAATCTCAAATAAAATGGCTAAAATCACATGATGCTAAATTTTTAACCTTGAAAGAATTTTTATATTACAAGAAAAAAGGTAAGTTTCCAAAACGAAGTGTATGGATTAACTTTGATGATATGGATGAAACTATTTATGAAAATGCTTATCCAATCTTAAAAAAATATAAAATACCGGCAACTGGGTTTATTATCACAGGTCATGTTGGGGAAGAAAACTTTCACAACCTCGATATGATTAGTAAAAAAGAACTAAAAGAAATGTATAAAACTGGGTTATGGGAATTTGAAACACATACCCACGATTTGCATAACTTATCTAAAAATAATAAGTCAAAATTAATGAAAGCTTCTGAAGCTACAATCATAAAAGATTTAAACAAAAGTGAAAAATATCTAACTAAAAACTTTAAAAAGTCGCAGAAAACTATAGCCTATCCTTATGGCTTGATGAATGACGATAAATTACCGGTAATCAAAAAAGCTGGGTTAAAATACGGTTTTTCATTAGAGGAAAAAGCAGTCACTCCGAACTCCAATGATTATTACATCCCTAGAATATTAATTAGTGATGATGCTTTTGAGCATTTAATTAAGAGATGGGACGGATTCCATGAAAAAGATTAG
- the icaC gene encoding polysaccharide intercellular adhesin biosynthesis/export protein IcaC, giving the protein MKKIRLELVYLRAIICAIIIITHLLTQITLKHENMEGGSLVLQFYIRNIVIFGTPCFIILSQLLTTLNYQKVTYRYLTTRVKYILIPYILMGLFYSYSESLLTDSSFNKQFIENVLLGQWYGYFIVVIMQFFILSYIIFKINYNLFNSKILLLLSFILQQSFLYYFTNNTAFHDTVLHYYPLSENTIIFGWIFYFFLGAYMGYNYERVLNFLERYLVIMIVLAVATYFVFIALANGDYWNVTSFSYSLTPYNSIMFIVILGICTHFKTMLFNTIQMISAFSFFIYLLHPIILDSLFAYTNIFEDNTMVFLAISLLFILGLCIGVGMILREFYIFRFIIGKQPYKLNINAY; this is encoded by the coding sequence ATGAAAAAGATTAGACTTGAACTCGTATATTTACGTGCTATTATATGTGCAATTATTATTATCACACATTTACTTACACAAATTACTTTAAAACATGAAAATATGGAGGGTGGATCCTTAGTGTTACAATTTTACATTCGTAATATTGTGATTTTTGGTACACCTTGCTTTATTATCTTGTCACAGTTACTGACAACCTTGAATTACCAAAAAGTCACCTATAGATACTTAACTACACGCGTAAAATATATACTTATTCCTTACATATTAATGGGATTGTTTTACAGTTATAGTGAATCATTATTAACAGATTCAAGTTTCAATAAACAATTCATTGAAAATGTCCTATTAGGTCAATGGTATGGCTATTTTATCGTTGTTATCATGCAATTCTTTATTTTGAGTTATATCATTTTTAAAATTAACTATAACCTATTCAACAGTAAAATATTATTATTGTTATCTTTTATTTTACAGCAATCATTTTTATATTACTTTACGAACAACACAGCGTTTCACGATACCGTGCTACACTATTATCCATTAAGTGAAAATACTATAATATTCGGATGGATTTTTTATTTCTTCTTAGGTGCATATATGGGTTATAACTACGAACGTGTATTAAATTTCTTAGAACGTTATTTAGTTATTATGATTGTATTAGCTGTAGCTACTTATTTTGTGTTTATTGCGTTAGCAAATGGAGACTATTGGAACGTTACCAGCTTTTCATATTCATTAACACCATATAATAGTATTATGTTTATTGTTATCTTGGGTATTTGCACGCATTTTAAAACAATGTTATTTAATACGATTCAAATGATTAGTGCTTTCTCATTCTTTATTTATTTATTACATCCAATCATTCTAGACTCATTGTTTGCATATACAAATATATTTGAGGATAATACAATGGTCTTTCTAGCGATATCACTACTATTCATTTTAGGATTATGTATAGGTGTCGGCATGATATTGCGTGAATTCTATATCTTTAGGTTTATTATTGGAAAACAACCATATAAATTGAACATTAATGCTTATTAA